One Rossellomorea aquimaris DNA window includes the following coding sequences:
- a CDS encoding DUF402 domain-containing protein, which produces MGSSLKVGDPILERKIGYVGRVVEHRCRLLKAGVKDVVLFHKIEETFTMTTNQSSLTIPEGSYTLAYYWKDRAYNVYIWRDHRGEYLGSYFNIVRNTNINKEVVSFEDLIIDVLVFADGKASVLDEEELPVSMEEFENGYVMEELQLLVDDLVDFLPKLISETRVHFPHDDLIRWLSDSKGRREVTEHQDEI; this is translated from the coding sequence ATGGGCAGTTCCCTTAAGGTTGGTGACCCTATTTTAGAGAGAAAGATAGGTTATGTCGGAAGAGTGGTGGAACATCGCTGCCGGCTCTTGAAGGCGGGAGTTAAGGATGTGGTCCTTTTTCATAAAATAGAAGAGACCTTCACCATGACAACAAACCAATCAAGCTTAACCATCCCAGAGGGAAGCTACACCCTGGCTTACTATTGGAAGGATCGCGCTTATAATGTGTATATTTGGAGAGATCATAGGGGTGAGTATTTAGGATCCTATTTTAATATTGTCAGAAATACTAACATAAACAAAGAAGTAGTGTCTTTCGAAGATCTCATCATAGATGTCCTCGTATTTGCCGATGGAAAAGCTTCCGTTCTGGATGAAGAGGAGCTACCCGTTTCCATGGAGGAGTTTGAGAACGGGTATGTAATGGAGGAATTGCAATTATTAGTGGATGACCTTGTGGATTTTCTTCCAAAGCTTATTTCTGAGACAAGGGTTCATTTTCCACATGATGATCTTATTAGATGGCTTAGCGATTCGAAAGGTAGAAGGGAGGTCACTGAGCACCAGGATGAAATTTAA
- a CDS encoding GNAT family N-acetyltransferase: MKNQELKIEELIAIDQHIEELSDLLMNVVDDGASIGFLSPMERSAAMEFWQYVLNPHVILYAAWMDDAIAGTVQLHLCTKQNGTNRAEIAKMMVHPKYRQKGIARKLMQTVEKRAIEEGRTLLILDTVEGAPSNHLYKSLGFVQGGRIPDYAASPFGELEATIIYYKQI; this comes from the coding sequence ATGAAGAATCAAGAACTAAAAATCGAAGAACTGATAGCGATAGATCAGCACATTGAGGAACTTTCTGATCTATTGATGAACGTAGTGGATGATGGGGCTTCCATTGGTTTTTTATCCCCAATGGAACGTTCTGCAGCGATGGAATTCTGGCAGTATGTATTGAATCCACATGTGATCCTATATGCAGCCTGGATGGATGATGCAATTGCAGGTACTGTGCAGCTCCACTTATGCACGAAACAAAACGGGACCAACAGGGCCGAAATTGCAAAAATGATGGTCCATCCCAAATACCGCCAAAAAGGTATTGCACGTAAACTCATGCAAACAGTGGAGAAAAGAGCAATAGAAGAGGGACGGACCTTGCTGATACTGGATACCGTCGAAGGTGCGCCTTCCAATCATCTATATAAGTCACTGGGATTCGTTCAGGGAGGGCGTATTCCCGACTACGCAGCTTCACCTTTTGGAGAATTAGAGGCAACCATTATCTACTACAAACAGATTTAG
- a CDS encoding sulfite exporter TauE/SafE family protein yields the protein MSTFILFMVIILCASILQTSTGFGFSIMATPFLLLLFPPKEAIQINLILSLVISLALIVKIRRDIDFPLVKRFVVGSIPGLPLGILIFSLIDMSLLKVIISLIIILLTVLLIMKFRINQSKMRDFLAGGFSGVLTTSIGMPGPPLLLYFSGTESRKEKLRGTTLAFYLFIYLVSLGIQVKVAGTTLTVWKSSLQALPVVAIGLVLGQALFSKINQKIFQIFTYVLLLFTGIYLLIESI from the coding sequence TTGAGTACGTTTATCTTGTTTATGGTTATCATTTTATGTGCATCCATACTGCAAACTAGTACCGGTTTTGGATTTTCTATAATGGCAACACCATTTTTATTGCTCTTGTTTCCACCTAAAGAAGCGATACAGATTAATTTGATCTTATCCCTTGTAATCTCCCTGGCACTTATAGTGAAAATTAGACGGGACATTGATTTTCCCCTTGTAAAAAGGTTTGTGGTCGGGAGCATACCTGGTTTACCCTTGGGTATATTGATTTTCTCTCTTATTGATATGAGTCTCTTAAAGGTAATAATCAGCCTGATCATCATACTGCTGACGGTTTTACTTATCATGAAATTCCGCATCAACCAGTCGAAAATGAGGGACTTTCTGGCAGGGGGATTTTCGGGAGTACTGACCACAAGTATCGGTATGCCTGGGCCGCCTCTGCTTCTATATTTCTCTGGCACCGAGTCAAGAAAAGAGAAACTTAGAGGAACAACCCTTGCCTTTTATTTGTTCATCTATCTCGTCAGCCTGGGGATCCAGGTGAAAGTGGCCGGGACCACTCTAACAGTTTGGAAATCAAGCTTGCAAGCATTACCGGTAGTAGCTATAGGTCTAGTGTTAGGACAAGCTTTATTCAGCAAAATCAATCAAAAAATCTTTCAGATCTTTACCTATGTCCTACTCCTATTTACGGGAATCTATCTGCTGATAGAAAGCATTTAA
- a CDS encoding transglutaminase-like domain-containing protein, producing MEKKNPFLFLFLGLLLSFLFLTACSDSSANGEETKADNKEEVLYEKEKKKMNDKIGEMEPLQLTSYSEEIGVTMNEPSYKEFAANGQVTIDGEIEQHSELKSDYVWIKVRASEEGPAGKQLEYYTPIKDGKFKQEIHLFNGEGEYSVSVQLPSKDRENYYYDTASFTVHNVNPDIMRDVTLTPFGQDASLSLSFESSYIKSNEIFPLKGEAENLTDEDTIMLRLKKDSQNWTHVIPVKNGEFSFEVPLFYGEGIHELQVLVPDEDRENYYQTATTLLIDNESDRVMSPIEYADKYRERGVTLESPQFGREKSDGVYSIKGSIDPKAEFGPETTHIYITTKKGEDEALDVIPVEDFTFEDSFYLRFGPGTYEVTLSVPEIKEENSDYFRFFGFAKFEVESTGEDKRDLLPSRGVQSDAQEIKEQAKTVTAGKTSDRDKGKAIYDYVAKNVSYDVEKYENDDFNWDDSALKTLETKTGVCQDYAYLAIAMLRAEDIEARFVEGRAGGIFPGRHAWVEANLDGEWVTLDPTWGSGYLKDGKFVAAFNEDYFDPDMDEFKKTHTRTGVSY from the coding sequence ATGGAGAAGAAAAACCCCTTTTTGTTTCTATTCTTGGGTTTGTTATTAAGTTTCTTGTTCCTGACGGCATGCAGTGATTCAAGTGCCAACGGAGAAGAAACGAAGGCGGATAATAAAGAAGAAGTCCTGTATGAAAAAGAAAAGAAGAAAATGAACGATAAAATAGGGGAAATGGAGCCACTTCAATTAACTTCCTATAGCGAGGAAATCGGTGTCACAATGAATGAGCCGTCATACAAGGAATTTGCAGCGAATGGGCAAGTGACCATCGACGGGGAAATTGAACAGCATTCTGAGCTGAAGTCGGACTACGTCTGGATCAAGGTTAGGGCAAGTGAAGAAGGCCCCGCAGGAAAGCAGCTCGAATACTACACTCCCATCAAAGACGGCAAGTTCAAACAGGAGATCCACTTGTTCAATGGAGAAGGTGAGTATAGTGTGTCTGTGCAGCTGCCAAGCAAGGATCGTGAGAATTATTACTATGATACAGCTTCCTTTACTGTTCATAATGTGAATCCTGACATAATGAGGGATGTGACGCTCACACCATTTGGCCAGGATGCCTCATTGTCCTTGAGTTTTGAATCAAGCTATATCAAAAGCAATGAAATCTTTCCATTAAAAGGAGAAGCTGAAAATCTGACGGACGAAGACACCATCATGCTCAGGTTAAAGAAGGATTCGCAAAACTGGACACATGTCATTCCCGTAAAAAACGGAGAATTCAGCTTTGAAGTTCCTTTATTTTATGGGGAAGGAATTCACGAGCTTCAGGTACTGGTACCGGATGAAGACCGTGAAAACTACTATCAGACGGCCACTACACTCCTCATTGATAATGAGTCTGACCGGGTGATGAGTCCGATTGAGTACGCTGATAAGTATCGCGAGCGCGGCGTAACTTTGGAATCTCCACAATTTGGCAGGGAGAAGTCGGATGGTGTTTACTCTATCAAAGGGAGCATTGATCCAAAAGCTGAATTCGGTCCGGAAACGACGCATATTTATATCACCACTAAAAAAGGGGAGGATGAAGCTCTGGATGTGATTCCGGTAGAGGATTTTACCTTTGAAGATTCCTTTTATCTCCGGTTTGGACCAGGTACCTATGAGGTGACCCTCAGCGTGCCTGAAATCAAGGAGGAGAATAGCGACTATTTCAGATTTTTCGGTTTTGCAAAGTTTGAAGTGGAATCGACAGGTGAAGACAAGCGGGACCTGCTGCCTTCCCGTGGAGTACAGTCAGATGCGCAGGAAATCAAGGAACAGGCGAAAACCGTCACAGCTGGAAAAACAAGCGACAGGGACAAGGGGAAAGCGATCTATGATTATGTCGCAAAAAATGTATCTTATGACGTTGAGAAATATGAAAATGACGACTTTAACTGGGATGACAGTGCATTAAAAACACTGGAAACCAAAACGGGTGTGTGCCAGGACTACGCCTACCTGGCGATTGCCATGCTTCGTGCAGAAGACATAGAGGCGAGATTCGTTGAAGGAAGGGCAGGCGGGATTTTCCCGGGAAGGCATGCTTGGGTGGAAGCGAACCTTGATGGGGAATGGGTCACCCTGGATCCGACATGGGGATCAGGCTATTTAAAGGATGGTAAGTTTGTGGCGGCCTTTAATGAGGATTATTTTGATCCGGATATGGATGAATTTAAGAAGACGCATACACGGACAGGTGTGTCGTATTAG
- a CDS encoding lactoylglutathione lyase family protein has product MLPYPRSFSHIGLSVPNLEEAIAFYREVFGWYTIMEPSDVENDDTPIGQMCRDVFGSDWEKFRIAHLATGDKIGVELFEFPHNEKPENNFEYWKTGLFHFCIQDPDVEGVVEKIKQHGGKQRMPIREYYPGEKPYRMVYVEDPFGNIFEVYSHSYELTYSDGAY; this is encoded by the coding sequence ATGTTACCATATCCAAGATCGTTTTCTCATATTGGACTATCCGTCCCAAATCTCGAAGAGGCCATTGCATTTTACAGAGAGGTGTTCGGATGGTACACCATCATGGAGCCTTCCGATGTGGAAAATGATGATACACCAATCGGGCAGATGTGCCGTGATGTATTCGGGAGTGATTGGGAGAAGTTCAGAATTGCTCACCTGGCAACGGGTGATAAAATCGGAGTGGAGCTGTTTGAGTTCCCTCACAATGAAAAGCCGGAGAATAACTTCGAGTATTGGAAAACAGGACTATTCCATTTCTGTATCCAGGACCCTGATGTAGAGGGCGTGGTTGAAAAAATCAAACAGCACGGCGGTAAACAACGCATGCCGATCCGTGAGTATTATCCAGGGGAAAAGCCTTACCGCATGGTGTATGTAGAAGATCCGTTCGGGAATATTTTTGAGGTTTATTCACACAGCTATGAATTAACGTATTCAGATGGGGCTTACTGA
- a CDS encoding DNA-binding protein — MDISFFWIAAGLTALGYFIGDGLKNFGNPKASFSDYPTLIKEKDLHLHVGLTKEEVVELLHKFPEAPKVELNGTTYYPYQRFMEWMSSGEIYKK, encoded by the coding sequence ATGGATATTAGCTTTTTCTGGATAGCAGCGGGGCTTACGGCATTAGGATATTTCATTGGGGACGGGCTAAAGAACTTTGGTAATCCGAAAGCAAGTTTCTCTGATTATCCCACGTTGATAAAAGAAAAAGATTTGCATCTGCATGTAGGTCTGACGAAAGAAGAAGTCGTTGAATTGCTACACAAATTTCCTGAGGCTCCAAAAGTGGAGCTGAATGGGACGACTTATTATCCTTATCAGAGGTTTATGGAGTGGATGTCATCTGGTGAGATTTATAAGAAGTGA
- a CDS encoding zinc ribbon domain-containing protein YjdM has product MSEWPNCPKCNSEYTYEDGSLFVCPECGHEWTTDAAKERAEEEKMIRDSNGNLLTDGDSVSVIKDLKVKGSSSVLKMGTKVKNIRLVEGDHDIDCKIDGFGAMKLKSEFVKKI; this is encoded by the coding sequence ATGTCAGAATGGCCAAATTGCCCAAAGTGTAACTCAGAATACACGTATGAAGATGGAAGTCTGTTCGTCTGCCCCGAATGCGGTCATGAATGGACAACAGATGCAGCAAAAGAAAGGGCAGAAGAAGAAAAGATGATTAGAGACTCAAACGGAAATCTCTTAACCGATGGTGACTCCGTTTCGGTCATTAAAGATCTGAAAGTAAAAGGAAGCTCATCCGTCCTCAAGATGGGAACCAAAGTCAAAAATATCCGGCTCGTCGAAGGAGACCACGACATCGACTGCAAAATCGACGGCTTCGGAGCCATGAAACTAAAATCCGAATTTGTGAAAAAGATATAA
- a CDS encoding helix-turn-helix domain-containing protein, which yields MDTPIDQEGRLKCSIEYTLKKIGGKWKTVILWHLGTDGTLRYNELRRLLPGVAHKVLSQQLKELEEDGFINRTQYDTIPPKVEYSMTELGLTLMPILKQMHVWGKEHGEF from the coding sequence ATGGATACGCCCATAGATCAAGAAGGAAGATTGAAGTGCTCGATTGAATACACACTGAAGAAAATCGGAGGAAAATGGAAAACGGTTATCCTTTGGCATTTAGGGACAGACGGTACTCTCAGGTACAACGAATTGCGCAGGTTACTACCTGGCGTAGCCCATAAAGTACTGAGCCAGCAACTAAAAGAACTCGAAGAAGACGGCTTCATCAATCGAACCCAGTACGATACCATCCCCCCAAAAGTAGAATACTCCATGACGGAATTAGGTTTGACCCTAATGCCGATCCTCAAGCAAATGCATGTCTGGGGTAAGGAGCATGGTGAGTTTTAG
- the brnQ gene encoding branched-chain amino acid transport system II carrier protein, whose protein sequence is MRKKDVLVSGFMLFSLFFGAGNLIFPPYLGMESGGYFAAAIAGFILTAVFLPFLTIISVSLSTNGLLSIGQRVHPVFGLVFAIVIYMSIGALYGIPRASNVAYELGFMQVISVEGRLPLFLFSLVFFGLTYLLSINPKKVIDLVGQFLTPALLIVLAILCVRAFMIFDYTDAQATENFQSDPFLKGFLEGYFTMDAVAALAFGIVIINGLKDKGATDKRDLIRGTISSGMIAAVGLIMVYLSLGWIGRVVPHEEPLQNGAEILVLASHQLFGYSGNVLFGAIVMIACLTTCIGLINACGRFFNENFPRYSYKTYVMIFILIGLAVTNLGLNLILKVATPLLVLIYPVAIVLVVLSLFQYFFGESKRMYVFGVGVATLFAFYEMLMTLKIQMEGIHAILGFLPLSENGLAWTLPTLVAIVIGYAIDLSQRKITLRGTDL, encoded by the coding sequence TTGAGAAAGAAAGATGTGCTGGTTTCAGGTTTTATGCTATTTTCTCTATTTTTTGGAGCAGGGAATTTAATATTCCCGCCTTATCTTGGAATGGAATCTGGAGGCTACTTTGCCGCCGCAATTGCCGGGTTTATTTTAACAGCAGTGTTCCTGCCTTTTTTAACGATCATTTCCGTTTCGTTATCTACTAACGGATTATTGTCAATTGGCCAACGGGTTCATCCTGTCTTTGGACTTGTGTTCGCCATCGTCATTTATATGTCGATTGGAGCACTTTACGGTATACCAAGGGCGTCGAATGTGGCCTATGAGTTAGGCTTTATGCAAGTGATCAGTGTGGAAGGACGATTACCCTTATTCTTATTCTCCCTCGTCTTTTTCGGATTGACCTACTTGCTCAGTATCAATCCCAAAAAAGTGATTGATCTTGTCGGGCAGTTTTTAACGCCTGCCTTGCTCATTGTATTAGCGATATTATGTGTACGGGCATTTATGATCTTTGATTATACGGACGCTCAAGCAACTGAAAACTTCCAGTCCGATCCGTTTCTCAAAGGGTTTCTTGAAGGGTACTTCACCATGGATGCAGTGGCAGCCCTCGCCTTCGGGATTGTCATCATCAATGGATTGAAAGATAAAGGAGCGACGGATAAAAGGGATCTGATAAGAGGGACAATCAGTTCAGGAATGATTGCAGCAGTCGGCTTAATCATGGTGTACCTTTCACTCGGCTGGATCGGTCGTGTTGTTCCCCATGAAGAGCCGCTTCAAAATGGGGCAGAAATATTGGTTCTAGCTTCTCATCAATTATTTGGATACAGCGGGAATGTGCTATTCGGCGCCATAGTGATGATTGCTTGTTTAACGACCTGCATCGGCCTCATCAATGCATGCGGACGTTTTTTCAATGAAAATTTCCCAAGATATTCATATAAGACTTATGTAATGATTTTCATCCTCATCGGGTTGGCTGTGACCAATCTCGGACTGAATTTGATATTGAAAGTGGCTACACCGTTACTCGTTCTGATTTATCCTGTAGCTATTGTGCTTGTAGTCCTCTCTCTTTTCCAGTATTTCTTTGGGGAGAGTAAGAGAATGTATGTGTTTGGGGTTGGGGTCGCAACATTATTTGCCTTTTACGAAATGCTGATGACGCTAAAAATTCAAATGGAAGGAATTCATGCTATCCTCGGATTCCTTCCCCTAAGTGAAAATGGCCTGGCCTGGACCCTGCCTACCCTCGTTGCCATCGTAATTGGGTATGCCATAGACCTCTCCCAAAGGAAGATCACCTTGAGAGGGACGGACCTCTAA
- a CDS encoding LysE family transporter: MIDTMLFLKSLIIGVTIAAPVGPVGILCIQRTLTYGRRTGFVSGLGAATADALYGLVAVMGLTIVSDFLLDHQFWIQLWGGVFLFLLGWKTFTAQPAPFMNGESQATSSLKGFFSVLFLTLTNPMTVLAFIAIFGVFRVTGSDGSVVSALLVVFGVFCGSALWWGAVALVGGWLSSRIESDSLTMINRVAGIIITIFSSYILIDLI; this comes from the coding sequence ATGATTGATACCATGTTATTTTTAAAGAGTCTCATCATAGGAGTCACCATTGCTGCTCCTGTCGGTCCTGTCGGTATCCTTTGTATTCAGCGGACATTGACATATGGGAGAAGGACAGGTTTTGTTTCGGGCTTGGGGGCTGCCACTGCAGATGCGCTATACGGGTTGGTCGCTGTCATGGGGCTTACGATTGTTTCCGACTTCCTTCTTGATCACCAATTTTGGATTCAATTATGGGGAGGGGTATTTCTATTCTTATTGGGATGGAAGACATTCACTGCACAGCCGGCACCATTTATGAATGGTGAATCGCAAGCCACTTCTTCTTTGAAAGGATTCTTCTCAGTCCTTTTTTTGACGCTTACGAATCCGATGACCGTCCTTGCATTTATCGCCATCTTTGGGGTCTTCCGCGTAACCGGTTCTGATGGCAGCGTAGTATCCGCATTGCTCGTGGTTTTTGGTGTCTTTTGCGGATCGGCTTTGTGGTGGGGGGCGGTTGCCTTGGTAGGCGGATGGTTAAGCAGTCGGATTGAATCAGACTCGTTAACGATGATCAATCGGGTGGCGGGAATCATCATTACGATATTCAGTTCGTATATTCTCATTGACTTGATTTAA
- a CDS encoding EAL domain-containing protein: MNFTQNKKTIFMLFIIMVLLEITDLSWKTNNHSNGAVSVFLHIGIVFCLLTLLFLLFKGNWNASKELTKSNKNLNNIFETLDVAIWSHDMKSDVLLITPGIENLYGFPLNEFYQDTLLWRKVIHPEDMPVLNKREEKLGSGQACVSVYRIIKPDGQVRWIQDRGIPTLDENGEMISFTSVLFDITNRKESEDQYRSLVEMSPDIIAVISNQKFDYINEAGSKLIGADCPEDIMNKDVSHFTSMENIKKIREQTKDSTSGERFELTVYRLNGDAIELEISAMPILYGGRMAIQLVGRDITNRKETEKTIRTMAYYDSLTGLPNRNKFKQYLNESIRQAPDQSIAILFLDLDRFKVINDTKGHSTGDIILEKVAFLLKNVVKDKGIVFRQGGDEFIILLSNLNEQEVEETTGEVLHSFNSPIVIHEQEFFVTPSIGISMYPKDGEDQESLIKHADTAMYLAKDRGKNNYQFYFPELEKASSRNMELENGLRKVLELEQLTLHYQPKVDLETLDIIGVEALIRWKHPELGMISPSEFIPLAEETGLIIPIGEWVLREACQQSKEWEKNGLGIIPVAVNISVRQIKDDGFVDMVKETLSDLQFQPDRLELEITESIMQDFEKSTNVLNKLKKLGVIISMDDFGTGYSSLNNLRHLPIDSIKIDKSFVDDIMEDSNQVSIVKAIIDMSQNMNFTTIAEGIETENQVLFLKRNACQVGQGYHFSRPLPGPLLEKFLVEWERKHSDRVWT; encoded by the coding sequence ATGAATTTTACACAAAATAAGAAAACAATCTTCATGCTGTTTATCATAATGGTATTGTTAGAAATCACAGATTTGTCTTGGAAAACAAATAATCACTCCAATGGGGCAGTATCCGTATTTCTCCATATAGGAATAGTATTTTGTCTGCTTACTTTATTATTCCTGCTATTCAAAGGGAATTGGAATGCTTCCAAGGAATTAACGAAGAGTAATAAGAATTTAAACAACATTTTCGAGACGCTGGACGTTGCGATTTGGTCTCATGATATGAAATCTGATGTTCTTTTGATTACACCTGGTATTGAAAATCTGTATGGATTTCCTTTGAATGAATTTTACCAGGATACGCTACTATGGAGAAAAGTGATACACCCTGAAGATATGCCGGTATTAAATAAAAGGGAGGAAAAGCTTGGTTCCGGTCAGGCCTGTGTGAGTGTTTACCGTATCATCAAGCCGGATGGTCAGGTTCGATGGATCCAGGATAGAGGCATCCCAACCCTGGATGAAAACGGTGAAATGATATCTTTTACCAGTGTGTTGTTTGATATCACCAACCGGAAAGAAAGTGAAGATCAATATCGTAGTTTAGTAGAAATGTCTCCAGATATTATTGCAGTCATCAGTAATCAAAAGTTTGATTATATCAATGAAGCAGGCAGTAAGTTAATTGGTGCCGATTGCCCTGAGGACATCATGAACAAAGATGTTTCCCATTTTACCAGTATGGAAAATATCAAGAAAATAAGGGAGCAGACTAAAGATTCGACCTCAGGGGAACGATTTGAACTGACCGTTTATCGCCTTAACGGTGATGCGATAGAGTTGGAGATTTCCGCGATGCCCATTTTATATGGAGGAAGAATGGCCATACAGCTGGTTGGACGAGATATTACGAACCGTAAAGAGACTGAGAAAACCATTCGTACCATGGCCTATTATGATTCACTGACAGGGCTTCCAAATCGGAATAAATTTAAGCAATACTTAAATGAGTCAATTCGTCAAGCCCCTGATCAATCGATTGCCATCTTATTTCTGGATTTAGATCGATTTAAAGTCATCAACGATACGAAAGGGCATTCTACTGGCGATATCATATTGGAGAAAGTTGCCTTCCTATTGAAGAATGTGGTGAAAGATAAAGGGATTGTGTTTAGGCAAGGGGGAGATGAATTTATTATCTTACTCTCCAATTTGAATGAGCAAGAAGTCGAAGAGACGACGGGTGAAGTATTACATAGTTTCAACAGTCCAATCGTCATTCATGAACAGGAGTTCTTTGTGACACCAAGTATCGGTATCAGTATGTATCCAAAGGATGGAGAGGACCAGGAAAGTTTAATTAAACATGCGGATACAGCCATGTATTTAGCCAAGGATCGCGGTAAGAACAACTATCAATTCTACTTTCCTGAACTTGAAAAAGCTTCTTCAAGGAATATGGAGCTTGAAAATGGATTAAGAAAGGTATTGGAGCTTGAGCAATTAACTCTCCATTATCAGCCAAAGGTGGACTTAGAAACGCTGGACATTATAGGTGTAGAAGCCCTGATCCGCTGGAAGCATCCGGAACTTGGAATGATCTCCCCAAGTGAATTTATTCCTCTGGCAGAGGAGACGGGATTGATCATTCCGATCGGGGAGTGGGTCCTCAGAGAAGCTTGTCAACAAAGTAAGGAGTGGGAAAAGAACGGGTTAGGCATCATTCCTGTTGCTGTAAATATATCTGTCAGACAGATAAAGGATGATGGATTCGTTGACATGGTAAAAGAAACACTATCAGACCTCCAGTTTCAGCCGGATCGACTTGAGCTTGAAATCACGGAGAGTATTATGCAGGACTTCGAAAAATCAACGAACGTTCTCAATAAGCTGAAAAAGCTGGGCGTCATCATTTCCATGGATGACTTTGGAACAGGTTACTCTTCATTGAATAATTTAAGGCACTTACCGATTGATAGTATTAAAATAGATAAATCATTCGTAGATGATATTATGGAAGATTCAAATCAAGTTTCAATAGTGAAAGCGATTATTGATATGAGTCAAAATATGAACTTTACCACTATTGCTGAGGGCATTGAAACAGAAAATCAAGTATTGTTCCTGAAGCGGAATGCCTGTCAGGTAGGTCAAGGATACCACTTTAGCCGGCCATTGCCTGGACCATTATTGGAAAAATTTCTGGTGGAATGGGAAAGGAAACATTCTGATCGTGTTTGGACGTGA
- a CDS encoding GNAT family N-acetyltransferase — MKILELQKNSSIFEDAVKAFWEQWGSEENYRFYHDCMFHSCRTEEDLPRFYIALQEEQIIGTYALLRNDLNSRQDLFPWFACLYIDPDHRGKGLGSSLLDHALRKAYEKGYKHLYLTTDLEDYYEKYGWTHTTEAIGLSGGSMNVYQKATDQTS, encoded by the coding sequence ATGAAAATATTGGAGTTGCAAAAGAATTCAAGTATTTTTGAGGATGCAGTGAAAGCTTTCTGGGAACAGTGGGGAAGTGAGGAAAATTACAGGTTCTATCACGATTGTATGTTTCATTCCTGCCGTACCGAAGAGGACTTACCGCGGTTTTATATCGCCTTACAGGAAGAACAAATCATTGGGACATACGCGCTGCTCAGAAACGATCTGAATAGTAGGCAAGACCTGTTTCCATGGTTTGCTTGCCTCTACATTGACCCGGATCACAGAGGGAAAGGACTTGGTTCGAGCCTCCTCGATCATGCATTAAGGAAAGCATATGAAAAAGGCTACAAACATCTATACCTAACAACGGATCTGGAAGATTATTATGAAAAATACGGATGGACTCACACGACAGAAGCCATTGGACTGAGCGGTGGTTCCATGAATGTCTACCAAAAAGCAACAGATCAAACTTCTTGA
- a CDS encoding DUF488 family protein, with the protein MSIVLKRIYDEPPQLGGHRILIDRVWPRGISKEDAHLDEWMKEITPSPSLRKWFNHEEEKFEEFKKAYKEELNQDDEKQKKLKQLKEMSANERLVLLYGAKDERHNHAVVLKEVLDDL; encoded by the coding sequence ATGTCTATCGTTCTAAAGAGAATTTATGATGAACCTCCCCAATTAGGCGGTCATCGCATTTTGATTGACCGGGTTTGGCCACGTGGAATTTCAAAAGAGGATGCCCACTTGGATGAGTGGATGAAGGAAATTACGCCAAGTCCATCATTAAGAAAATGGTTTAATCATGAGGAGGAAAAGTTCGAGGAATTTAAAAAAGCCTACAAAGAAGAACTCAATCAAGATGATGAAAAACAAAAGAAGCTGAAGCAACTGAAGGAAATGTCTGCTAACGAACGCTTAGTCCTTCTCTACGGTGCAAAGGATGAGCGGCACAACCATGCCGTTGTGTTAAAAGAAGTATTAGACGATTTATAA